The following are encoded together in the Thalassomonas haliotis genome:
- a CDS encoding HD domain-containing phosphohydrolase: MFNFRKVLKTLKKLTFTIRLTILGTFLLVTAATALTALAMQFYLSREIAFTATSAQFNNIAQNVSERMEEMDNTGVNLTRMLELYQELKVPAGAATGHPLLPILTRALSDNRLIYQILIGYPDGSSLHLINLNASPLIRKKFTATLNDRWVMIKVLPQNQTKSQIWEYYDARLQLRTSQQKNTSYDARTRPWYKKAAANGRVIKTPPYMFSFLKSPGVTYAKKTAGGHVVGVDISFDSMSAFLRDQYISEAGEVFIFNDKGQVTARRMPKLQDEQSTTGAIALSPREQAYIKGLPTIRVSNVYDFPPFEFSVSGAPKGYSVDYLQLIGKKTGLTFEFINGYSFSQLIAMFNNNEIEILQSMIPTPARREYALFSQPYFKSRIVANTRKDEPPLSSFEQLKGKTIALPHSYALSEYLGQKLAQDFPGIQTVSTLDSLDSLKAVQQGHADIYFELAPVSEHLINNYFIDNLMQNNALPELSSLSAKFATYHFMLKPENTRLMTIINKAIASVTDKEKQRLSEKWLSSSQTRNDKTTPETLTLDRLPHQQLLTLVGDGRATTRELTIRNTVYLTYTRALQSLNSEKEYLAILIPIDNIIGPYMEQVKISLLITTLTIIGFIPLIFFLTRAIVNPIKLLIMENDKVRNRRFDQVTKVPSMIKEINQLSHSMVYMASAMEKHEAEQKNLLDSFIQLLAQAIDDKSPYTGEHCARVPELAFMLAEKADACQSGRFKTFHFKGEQEWREFKVAAWLHDCGKITTPEHIVDKGSKLEAIYNRIHEIRMRFEVLLRDADIAYLEQLSARPGQAEQLAQQRDQKKQQITDDFAFVAECNIGGEFMDDEKITRLQAIAGQTWQRHLADNLGLSPEESRNLPAEDTRLPCTEPLLANKARHLTPRSDGVKRQKAFDFKVQIPEHKQNLGEIYNLIIQRGTLTPEDRYIINEHIIATIMMLETLPLPKELARVPEYAGGHHEKLDGTGYPRQLTAAQLSIPARILAIADIFEALTASDRPYKKGKTLSESLNILHHMSNTSHIDKDLFELFLTSGTYLQYAQRFMAKDKIDITDISAYLS, from the coding sequence ATGTTCAATTTCAGAAAAGTGCTAAAAACGCTAAAAAAACTAACCTTTACCATACGCCTGACCATCCTGGGCACTTTTCTGCTGGTAACGGCGGCTACCGCCTTAACCGCACTGGCAATGCAGTTTTATTTAAGCCGGGAAATCGCCTTCACCGCCACCAGCGCCCAGTTTAATAACATTGCGCAAAATGTCAGTGAGCGTATGGAAGAAATGGACAATACCGGCGTAAACCTGACCCGTATGCTTGAGCTGTACCAGGAGTTAAAGGTACCGGCCGGGGCTGCAACCGGCCACCCTTTGCTGCCGATATTGACCCGGGCACTCAGTGATAACAGGCTTATTTACCAGATATTGATCGGCTACCCGGACGGCAGTTCGCTGCACCTGATCAACTTAAATGCTTCCCCCTTGATCAGGAAAAAGTTCACCGCCACCTTAAATGACCGCTGGGTGATGATAAAAGTACTGCCGCAAAATCAAACAAAAAGCCAGATTTGGGAGTATTATGATGCCAGGCTGCAACTGCGTACCAGCCAGCAAAAAAACACCAGTTACGATGCCAGAACCCGCCCCTGGTATAAAAAAGCCGCCGCTAACGGCCGGGTGATCAAAACCCCGCCCTATATGTTCAGTTTTTTAAAATCGCCCGGGGTCACCTACGCCAAAAAAACCGCCGGCGGCCATGTGGTCGGTGTTGATATCTCGTTTGACAGCATGTCGGCCTTTCTCCGCGATCAGTACATCTCAGAGGCGGGAGAAGTATTTATCTTTAACGACAAAGGCCAGGTGACCGCGCGCAGAATGCCCAAGTTACAGGACGAACAGTCGACAACCGGGGCGATCGCCTTATCCCCCCGGGAACAGGCCTATATCAAAGGCCTGCCAACTATCCGGGTATCCAATGTTTATGACTTTCCGCCATTTGAGTTTTCCGTCAGCGGCGCCCCTAAGGGCTATTCGGTGGATTACCTGCAACTGATAGGCAAAAAAACCGGCCTGACCTTTGAATTTATCAATGGTTACAGCTTCAGCCAACTGATAGCCATGTTTAACAACAACGAAATCGAAATATTGCAATCTATGATCCCGACCCCGGCCAGGCGGGAGTATGCGCTGTTTTCACAACCCTATTTCAAAAGCAGAATTGTCGCCAATACCCGTAAAGACGAGCCGCCACTGAGCAGCTTCGAGCAACTCAAGGGCAAAACTATTGCCTTGCCCCACAGCTACGCCCTGAGTGAATATCTCGGTCAAAAGCTCGCACAGGACTTCCCCGGTATCCAAACGGTGAGCACTCTGGACTCGCTGGACTCACTAAAAGCAGTACAGCAAGGACATGCCGATATCTATTTCGAATTAGCCCCGGTTTCCGAGCATTTAATCAACAACTACTTCATTGATAATTTAATGCAAAACAATGCCTTGCCGGAATTATCAAGCCTGTCGGCAAAGTTTGCGACTTACCATTTTATGCTAAAACCTGAAAATACCCGGCTCATGACGATTATCAACAAAGCCATAGCCTCGGTTACCGACAAGGAAAAACAGCGGCTGAGCGAGAAATGGCTGTCTTCTTCACAAACCAGAAACGACAAAACCACACCGGAGACACTGACACTCGACCGGCTGCCCCATCAACAACTGCTCACCCTGGTGGGCGACGGCCGGGCGACAACGCGGGAACTGACCATCAGGAACACGGTTTATTTAACCTATACCCGGGCATTGCAGTCGCTGAACAGCGAAAAAGAATACCTGGCGATTTTGATCCCGATAGACAATATAATCGGCCCCTATATGGAGCAGGTAAAAATATCGCTGCTGATCACCACTTTAACCATCATCGGCTTTATTCCGCTGATCTTTTTTCTGACCCGGGCAATAGTCAATCCGATCAAATTGCTGATCATGGAAAACGATAAAGTCAGAAACCGCCGCTTTGACCAGGTCACCAAAGTGCCGTCTATGATCAAGGAAATCAACCAGCTTTCCCATTCCATGGTTTACATGGCCAGCGCCATGGAAAAACATGAAGCCGAGCAAAAAAACTTATTAGACTCTTTTATTCAGCTGCTTGCCCAGGCCATTGACGATAAATCCCCCTATACCGGCGAGCACTGTGCCCGGGTGCCTGAACTGGCCTTTATGCTGGCAGAAAAAGCCGATGCCTGCCAGAGCGGCCGTTTTAAAACCTTTCACTTTAAAGGCGAACAGGAATGGCGGGAATTTAAAGTCGCCGCCTGGCTGCACGACTGCGGCAAAATCACCACCCCGGAGCATATAGTAGACAAAGGCAGTAAGCTTGAAGCCATCTACAACCGTATTCACGAAATAAGAATGCGCTTTGAAGTCTTGCTGCGCGACGCCGATATCGCCTATCTGGAGCAATTATCGGCCCGGCCCGGGCAGGCAGAGCAACTAGCACAGCAACGGGACCAGAAGAAACAACAAATCACCGACGACTTTGCCTTTGTCGCCGAATGCAATATCGGCGGCGAATTTATGGACGATGAAAAAATAACCCGGCTACAGGCAATTGCCGGGCAAACATGGCAGCGCCACCTGGCAGATAATTTAGGGCTATCGCCGGAAGAAAGCCGGAACCTGCCAGCAGAAGACACCCGCCTGCCCTGCACCGAACCTTTACTCGCCAACAAGGCCAGACACCTGACGCCACGCAGCGACGGCGTTAAACGGCAAAAAGCGTTCGACTTTAAAGTGCAGATACCAGAGCATAAACAAAACCTCGGAGAAATCTACAACCTGATCATACAGCGCGGCACCTTAACCCCGGAAGACCGCTATATTATCAATGAACATATTATTGCCACCATCATGATGCTGGAAACCCTGCCGCTGCCAAAAGAGCTGGCCAGGGTGCCGGAATACGCCGGCGGCCATCATGAAAAGCTCGACGGTACCGGCTACCCGCGCCAGTTAACCGCGGCCCAGCTCTCCATTCCCGCGAGGATCCTCGCCATCGCCGATATCTTTGAAGCACTGACCGCCTCCGACCGGCCCTACAAAAAAGGCAAAACCTTAAGCGAATCCCTCAATATTTTGCACCATATGAGTAATACCTCACATATAGATAAGGACCTGTTTGAACTGTTTTTAACCAGCGGTACATATTTACAATACGCACAGCGGTTTATGGCGAAGGATAAAATCGACATCACGGATATCAGTGCTTACTTGTCATAA
- a CDS encoding EAL domain-containing protein, translating into MSNNNAHNLVLIPLLAIIYFFAAWLGLQLAFEEVNITPLWPPTGIALAAQLYYGNRVWPGIFIGVLLINAYLQTHLAAGLAIAVCNTLEVVAAGYLITRFASRWPFAKLQQTVFFVLSLCIATMISASGGVASLYLAGALAKDAIGMLWHTWWLGDLAGGLILTPFLLTWSRRPKESYSAAQLLEAAGLILFTLALMYLLFFTHLSSYANQYLLVFALLPILFWMSFRFHHHGATLMILIVSVLAIVGTLHGYGPFVLTTENDSLLVLQAAVGSVMITVLLLIASQEERLYAIAGLRQSRESLESQVSQRTLELKSANALLEKEIYHQTHLTEAIKGLLHIVDGSAKQEFFIRCARGLAQTFETRFALIGVFADQSKSSIKTLAVCHSNRVGENFIYDLKGTPCEDVLNHAVELVQENAAERYPDDKLLVDMGIESYFGAPIITPEEEVIGIMAVMDIKAMHISSWKQPLLRLFSNRVALELQRRLATEKLELAEQVFNESSEAIIICDAQKHIIRVNPAFTELTGYSFDEVFGNQPGKYLSVKENSDCYYALWSTIQAQGAWHGEMDNRRKNGEEYVSWQMAKSVVGEDNELQQYIFIINDITEKKRAEEKIYQLAHNDAITQLPNRIAFHQQLESAMSEAMKSGDRLAVMFIDLDNFKLINDTSGHPVGDELLQQVARRFEQAAGESAMVSRFGGDEFTVMLPVINGIESVATLAQALLDALKPPFRLTCCEATTSASIGIGIYPDNSDEISTLLSCADNAMYRAKESGRSGYQFYTEQMHIDAQQLVELEQDLRHALKNNEFTLVYQPQVQLDSMQISGVEALLRWHHPHKGLISPDKFIPVAESSGLIVAIGAWVINQACRQLSYWHDLGFEQLSMAINLSARQFFQKDLLATIKQAIADHNIPPQKVEFEITESMMMRNIEETIAILHQIKTLGVQLSVDDFGTGYSSLSYLKRFPLNKIKIDRTFVSGLPDDSDDGAIVEAIIAIAHSLGFTVLAEGVETAEQLHLLAMKRCGEFQGYYFSRPCPVAELVSLLLEHLPEEHRACSVNTRQLTGITSVQPKGCDGEK; encoded by the coding sequence ATGTCAAATAATAACGCCCATAACCTAGTGCTTATTCCCTTGCTGGCAATTATTTATTTCTTTGCCGCCTGGCTTGGCTTGCAACTGGCTTTTGAAGAGGTCAATATAACGCCGCTGTGGCCGCCAACCGGTATTGCGCTTGCCGCGCAGCTTTATTACGGTAACCGGGTATGGCCGGGGATCTTTATCGGTGTCTTGCTGATTAATGCTTACCTGCAAACCCATCTTGCGGCGGGCCTGGCCATTGCCGTCTGCAACACCCTGGAAGTGGTGGCGGCGGGTTATTTGATCACCCGCTTTGCCAGCCGCTGGCCCTTTGCCAAATTACAGCAAACCGTGTTTTTTGTCCTGAGTTTATGCATCGCGACTATGATCAGTGCCAGCGGCGGTGTCGCCAGTTTATATCTGGCCGGCGCCCTGGCCAAAGACGCTATTGGCATGTTGTGGCATACCTGGTGGCTGGGGGATCTGGCGGGGGGACTTATTTTAACGCCATTTTTACTCACCTGGAGCAGGAGACCGAAAGAAAGCTATAGTGCAGCGCAATTGCTTGAGGCGGCAGGACTGATATTGTTTACTTTGGCGTTAATGTATCTGCTGTTTTTTACTCATTTGTCTTCATATGCCAATCAATACTTGCTGGTTTTTGCTTTATTGCCGATTTTATTCTGGATGTCCTTTCGTTTTCATCATCACGGTGCAACCCTGATGATTTTAATCGTGTCTGTGCTGGCCATAGTCGGTACTTTACATGGCTACGGACCTTTTGTGCTGACAACGGAAAATGATTCCCTGCTGGTGCTACAGGCCGCCGTTGGCAGTGTAATGATCACGGTATTATTGCTGATTGCCAGCCAGGAAGAGCGCCTGTATGCCATTGCCGGACTCAGGCAGAGCCGGGAAAGCCTTGAAAGCCAGGTGTCGCAAAGAACCCTGGAATTGAAGAGTGCCAATGCTTTGCTGGAAAAGGAAATTTATCATCAAACGCATTTAACGGAAGCGATAAAAGGTTTGCTGCATATTGTCGACGGCTCGGCAAAGCAGGAGTTTTTTATCCGTTGTGCCCGCGGGCTGGCGCAGACGTTTGAAACCCGTTTTGCTCTGATTGGGGTCTTTGCCGATCAAAGCAAGAGCAGTATCAAAACACTTGCGGTTTGCCACAGCAACCGGGTCGGGGAAAACTTTATTTATGATCTTAAAGGAACGCCCTGTGAAGATGTGCTGAATCATGCCGTTGAACTGGTGCAGGAAAACGCCGCCGAGCGCTATCCTGACGATAAGTTATTGGTGGATATGGGCATTGAAAGTTATTTTGGCGCGCCTATTATCACGCCGGAAGAAGAAGTGATCGGTATTATGGCGGTCATGGATATCAAAGCTATGCATATTTCCAGCTGGAAACAGCCTTTGCTGAGGCTCTTTTCCAACCGGGTGGCGCTGGAGCTGCAGCGCAGGCTGGCCACAGAGAAATTAGAGCTGGCAGAGCAGGTGTTTAATGAAAGTAGCGAAGCCATTATTATTTGCGATGCACAGAAACATATCATCCGGGTTAATCCTGCCTTTACTGAACTCACCGGTTATTCCTTTGACGAAGTTTTTGGCAATCAACCCGGCAAGTACCTGTCGGTAAAAGAAAACAGCGACTGTTACTATGCCTTATGGTCGACGATTCAAGCGCAGGGGGCCTGGCACGGGGAAATGGATAACCGGCGAAAAAATGGCGAAGAATATGTCAGCTGGCAAATGGCCAAGTCTGTTGTCGGTGAGGATAATGAGCTGCAGCAATATATTTTCATTATTAATGATATCACCGAGAAGAAACGCGCCGAAGAAAAGATCTATCAGTTGGCCCATAACGATGCCATTACCCAGCTGCCCAACCGGATCGCTTTTCATCAGCAACTGGAAAGTGCAATGAGCGAAGCCATGAAAAGCGGTGACCGTTTGGCGGTGATGTTTATCGACCTGGATAATTTTAAGCTGATAAACGATACCTCGGGCCATCCGGTGGGGGATGAGTTATTACAGCAGGTTGCGCGCAGGTTTGAGCAGGCGGCGGGGGAAAGTGCCATGGTTTCCCGCTTTGGCGGTGATGAGTTTACCGTGATGTTGCCGGTGATTAACGGCATTGAAAGTGTGGCGACCCTTGCCCAGGCGCTGCTTGATGCCCTGAAACCGCCTTTTCGCCTGACCTGCTGCGAGGCGACCACCAGCGCCAGTATCGGTATCGGCATTTACCCGGACAACAGCGATGAAATTTCGACCTTGCTCAGCTGCGCCGACAATGCCATGTATCGCGCCAAAGAAAGTGGCCGCAGCGGCTATCAGTTTTACACCGAGCAGATGCATATTGATGCCCAGCAGTTGGTGGAGTTAGAGCAAGATTTACGGCATGCCTTAAAAAATAATGAGTTTACCCTGGTCTACCAACCGCAGGTACAGTTGGACAGCATGCAAATTAGCGGGGTGGAAGCTTTACTGCGCTGGCATCATCCGCATAAAGGTTTGATTTCACCTGATAAGTTTATTCCTGTGGCGGAGTCTTCCGGTTTGATCGTTGCTATAGGGGCCTGGGTGATCAACCAGGCCTGCCGTCAGCTCAGCTACTGGCATGATTTAGGTTTTGAGCAGCTGAGTATGGCAATAAACCTCTCTGCCCGGCAGTTCTTCCAAAAAGATTTATTGGCCACTATAAAGCAGGCGATAGCCGATCATAATATTCCCCCGCAAAAGGTAGAGTTTGAGATCACCGAAAGCATGATGATGCGCAATATCGAAGAAACTATCGCTATTCTTCATCAAATTAAAACCTTGGGTGTTCAGCTTTCGGTGGATGATTTTGGCACCGGCTATTCTTCCTTGTCCTACCTGAAACGCTTTCCGCTCAATAAAATTAAAATAGACAGAACCTTTGTCAGCGGCTTGCCGGATGACAGTGATGACGGCGCTATTGTTGAGGCGATCATCGCCATTGCCCACTCCCTGGGTTTTACCGTGCTCGCCGAAGGGGTTGAAACCGCCGAGCAGCTTCACTTGCTGGCAATGAAACGCTGCGGTGAATTTCAGGGCTATTATTTTAGCAGGCCCTGTCCGGTAGCCGAGCTTGTTAGTCTGTTGCTGGAGCATTTGCCCGAAGAACACAGAGCATGCTCTGTTAATACCCGACAGCTGACCGGGATAACGTCAGTACAGCCGAAGGGCTGCGATGGGGAAAAATGA
- a CDS encoding response regulator, translating into MKESVTLVEDDEKMASLLQSYFQGFGFSVKVISGGCDAAERILEDPPSIVILDLMLPGQDGLSICRNIREKYSGKILILTATGDDMDQVAALEMGADDFVHKPIQPRVLLARVRMLLRRQDKAQKADGDEIQTRDKVLEFGQLWINSSLQRCKLGQEVVPLTPSEFSILWALASQAETVLSREQLLQVLSGLEYDGLNRTIDNKIAQLRKKLNDDASRPKGIITVRGKGYLFVPDYW; encoded by the coding sequence GTGAAAGAAAGTGTTACTCTGGTTGAAGATGACGAGAAAATGGCGTCATTGCTGCAAAGTTATTTTCAAGGTTTTGGTTTTAGCGTCAAGGTTATCTCCGGTGGCTGTGATGCTGCGGAGCGGATCCTGGAAGATCCGCCCTCGATTGTGATCTTGGATCTGATGTTGCCGGGTCAGGATGGTTTGTCGATTTGCCGTAATATCCGGGAAAAATACAGCGGCAAGATTTTGATCTTAACGGCCACCGGCGACGATATGGATCAGGTGGCGGCCCTGGAAATGGGCGCCGACGATTTTGTTCATAAGCCTATTCAGCCAAGGGTCTTGCTGGCCCGGGTGCGCATGCTGTTAAGGCGTCAGGACAAGGCTCAAAAGGCCGATGGGGACGAGATTCAAACTCGCGATAAGGTGTTGGAATTCGGCCAATTGTGGATTAACTCCTCCCTGCAAAGGTGTAAGCTTGGTCAAGAGGTGGTGCCGCTAACGCCTTCTGAGTTTTCCATTCTCTGGGCCCTGGCCAGTCAGGCCGAAACTGTGCTGTCGCGCGAGCAGTTGCTGCAGGTATTATCCGGCCTTGAATATGACGGTCTCAACCGCACCATAGACAATAAAATTGCCCAGCTGAGAAAAAAACTCAATGACGATGCCAGCCGGCCCAAAGGCATTATTACCGTACGGGGCAAGGGCTACCTTTTTGTCCCCGATTACTGGTAA
- a CDS encoding ATP-binding protein translates to MTRLFITLYMGILATFMIFILVAHLINTYLIVDIENIIDAEQFSAEVALLERLDAFISRQERELLIRQIAEKNQLVIEQVAQEEIPEAVLAELDQHPVWFDDDEYNYFQAFTPAHYYRLSEDENNELLLIDDEVGTAIFIAFIIFIALNCFLWLYGLHRKLRYLEHTADKISRGQLDQRAPIKKSLRVGRLNLRFNEMAGRIEQLLLGHKRLTQAVAHELRSPLFRLQLQIDLLEHAGEADRQAHLRSLEEDVYQLDELVDEFLEYGKMQRSELMLNSEAVLITPFVEGLCENLAIEAQGKDNQRKESQSQITLEITTGADTRLQADKGKLSRALNNLIRNAIKYGKKRIQVKVYRQQDCLVFSVEDDGEGIAEQYREQIFQPYFRLSGKGHKRVSGYGLGLTICQEIAVMHRGSLRVEQSEFGGAAFKLAIPFR, encoded by the coding sequence ATGACTCGATTATTTATCACCCTGTATATGGGGATTTTGGCGACTTTTATGATTTTTATCCTGGTTGCCCATCTGATCAATACGTATTTGATCGTAGATATTGAAAATATTATTGATGCTGAGCAATTCAGTGCTGAAGTTGCTTTACTGGAGCGGCTTGATGCCTTTATCAGCCGGCAAGAGCGTGAGCTGCTGATAAGGCAGATCGCTGAAAAAAATCAGCTGGTGATAGAGCAAGTGGCGCAAGAAGAGATCCCCGAAGCAGTGCTGGCTGAGCTTGATCAGCACCCGGTTTGGTTTGACGATGACGAATATAATTATTTTCAGGCCTTTACCCCGGCGCACTATTACCGTCTCAGTGAAGATGAAAACAATGAGTTGCTGCTTATCGATGATGAAGTTGGCACGGCCATTTTTATCGCTTTTATTATTTTTATCGCCCTCAACTGCTTTCTCTGGTTATACGGTCTGCACAGGAAACTGCGTTACCTGGAACATACTGCCGATAAAATCAGCCGGGGTCAGCTGGATCAACGGGCGCCGATAAAGAAAAGTCTCAGGGTGGGGCGGCTTAATCTCAGGTTTAATGAAATGGCCGGGCGTATCGAGCAATTGTTGCTCGGACATAAGCGTTTGACCCAGGCGGTTGCCCACGAACTGCGCTCGCCGCTGTTCAGGCTGCAGCTGCAAATTGATTTACTTGAACATGCCGGGGAAGCAGACAGGCAAGCGCATTTACGCAGCCTGGAAGAAGATGTCTATCAGCTCGATGAACTGGTGGATGAATTTCTCGAATACGGCAAAATGCAGCGCTCTGAGCTGATGTTAAACAGCGAAGCCGTTTTAATAACCCCGTTCGTTGAAGGCTTGTGTGAAAATCTGGCGATTGAAGCCCAGGGGAAAGACAATCAGCGAAAGGAAAGTCAGTCACAGATAACGCTGGAGATCACCACAGGGGCCGACACCCGGCTTCAGGCAGATAAGGGCAAACTAAGCCGCGCCCTGAATAACCTGATCCGAAACGCGATAAAATATGGCAAGAAACGGATACAGGTTAAAGTTTATCGCCAGCAGGACTGTCTGGTGTTCAGTGTTGAAGATGACGGTGAGGGCATAGCCGAGCAATATCGGGAGCAAATCTTTCAGCCTTACTTCAGGCTCAGTGGTAAAGGCCATAAGCGGGTTTCCGGCTACGGCCTGGGGCTGACCATTTGCCAGGAAATTGCCGTGATGCACAGGGGCAGTTTACGGGTGGAGCAAAGCGAGTTTGGTGGGGCTGCCTTTAAGCTGGCGATCCCTTTTCGGTAA
- a CDS encoding substrate-binding periplasmic protein: MTQKQLIILLLFITGLGGQVRAATPEKTKTITLAIDPWYPWVIPKQGATSGGGVNFIKELYRRLGFDVDISLYPFKRVLSHLETGNVDSSWLMTKNASRQQYALFSEAFLSEPFYIYSAARTGAAFEWHHWQDLKNHSLGLSSGFYYGQAFHYAAKTYDFKTHEVKTDFQLIKMLLGGRLDLIILNQTVAQAMLRDFPEFHGRLHQASKAVIDTRYYILLSKKSPHKALLPKINDTIKAMKEDGSIQRLLKGAQPLSNTAPGHE; encoded by the coding sequence ATGACGCAAAAGCAGTTAATAATTCTCTTATTGTTCATTACCGGGTTGGGCGGTCAGGTGCGCGCAGCCACGCCTGAGAAAACCAAGACAATAACACTGGCCATAGACCCCTGGTATCCTTGGGTAATTCCCAAACAAGGCGCGACCTCAGGAGGCGGGGTAAATTTTATCAAGGAGCTGTACCGGCGTTTGGGCTTTGACGTTGACATTAGCCTCTATCCCTTTAAGCGGGTGCTGAGTCATCTGGAAACGGGCAATGTCGACAGCAGCTGGCTGATGACAAAAAATGCATCCCGGCAGCAATATGCCCTGTTCAGCGAGGCTTTTTTGTCCGAGCCTTTTTATATTTATTCAGCGGCAAGGACAGGAGCCGCGTTTGAATGGCATCACTGGCAAGATCTAAAAAACCATAGCTTAGGTTTATCATCGGGATTTTATTACGGCCAGGCCTTTCACTATGCCGCGAAAACATATGATTTTAAGACACACGAGGTGAAAACTGATTTCCAGCTGATCAAAATGTTACTTGGCGGCAGGCTGGATTTGATCATACTCAATCAAACCGTCGCCCAGGCCATGCTCAGGGATTTTCCCGAATTCCACGGCAGGCTGCATCAAGCCAGCAAAGCCGTTATAGATACCCGCTACTATATTTTATTATCGAAAAAATCTCCCCATAAAGCCCTGCTGCCAAAAATCAATGACACCATAAAAGCAATGAAGGAAGACGGCAGCATCCAGCGCCTGCTCAAGGGCGCTCAGCCACTGTCAAACACCGCGCCCGGGCATGAATAA
- a CDS encoding substrate-binding periplasmic protein: MNKTWLILLFFLMMPVFMLPAQETWKITSLNWQPYSGAELANQGHSIEKLKRILQQADIALEVEFYPWNRAKLLVQKNKEYVGIFPAWPEDVFDQALVSSAVDYSEIAVLKRAGTRVSFSSVDDLFRQYSVGVVSTYIYPKVVMAAMKKYPQHSDGSSNEMTLLKKLETGRDEVAITDPKVMLYLAAQQGIDNIEYVQKIMDKELIVAFRDDAENRKRVKVLNDLLLQHKH, encoded by the coding sequence ATGAACAAAACCTGGTTAATCCTTTTGTTTTTTTTGATGATGCCGGTGTTTATGTTACCGGCACAAGAAACCTGGAAGATCACTTCTTTAAACTGGCAGCCATATTCCGGCGCCGAACTCGCCAATCAAGGCCATTCCATTGAAAAGTTAAAACGGATCTTGCAACAGGCAGACATTGCTTTAGAGGTGGAGTTCTACCCCTGGAACCGCGCTAAGTTATTAGTGCAAAAAAATAAAGAGTATGTCGGTATTTTTCCCGCCTGGCCTGAAGATGTCTTCGACCAAGCCCTGGTTTCTTCTGCGGTTGACTACTCGGAAATTGCCGTGCTTAAACGCGCCGGCACCCGGGTAAGCTTTAGCAGTGTTGACGACTTGTTTCGACAATATTCCGTCGGGGTGGTCAGTACCTATATCTATCCCAAGGTGGTGATGGCGGCGATGAAAAAATACCCGCAGCATAGCGATGGCTCATCCAATGAAATGACTTTGCTGAAAAAGCTTGAAACCGGCCGCGATGAGGTTGCCATTACCGATCCTAAAGTGATGCTGTACCTGGCCGCGCAGCAGGGGATTGATAATATCGAATACGTACAAAAAATTATGGACAAAGAACTGATTGTTGCTTTTCGCGATGATGCAGAAAACAGGAAACGGGTAAAAGTATTAAATGACTTGCTGTTGCAGCATAAACACTAG
- the ansA gene encoding asparaginase, translating into MKKRIYVAYTGGTIGMKESSQGYVPVKGHLTEFIKQTPEFQRDEMPDFVIHEYQPLIDSSNMAPSDWQRIAEDIQGNYDDYDGFVVLHGTDTMAYTSSALSFMFENLTKPVIVTGSQIPLSQLRSDGQVNLLNALYIAANYPISEVGLFFNNKLFRGNRSIKAYADGFNAFDSPNMPPLLEAGINIRLIAGKVEHEPHQALKLSAITPQPVGVIHLYPGISAELVANVIKQPVKALILRSYGVGNAPQDPELLACLKKASEQGIVIVNISQCTKGTVNMGGYATGSALSQCAVISGYDMTLEAALTKLHYLLSQGHDYHQVCHLMQQNLRGELAH; encoded by the coding sequence ATGAAAAAACGTATTTATGTCGCCTACACCGGCGGTACCATAGGAATGAAAGAAAGCAGCCAGGGATATGTGCCGGTTAAAGGCCACTTAACCGAGTTTATCAAGCAAACCCCTGAATTTCAGCGCGATGAAATGCCCGACTTTGTTATTCATGAATACCAGCCGCTGATCGACTCTTCCAATATGGCGCCGAGCGACTGGCAGCGTATCGCCGAAGATATCCAGGGCAACTATGATGACTACGACGGTTTCGTAGTGCTGCATGGCACAGATACCATGGCCTATACCAGCTCGGCACTGTCGTTTATGTTTGAGAACCTGACCAAGCCGGTGATCGTTACCGGCTCGCAAATTCCGCTAAGCCAGCTGAGATCCGACGGTCAGGTCAACCTGCTAAATGCCCTGTATATCGCCGCCAATTATCCGATCAGCGAAGTCGGTTTGTTCTTCAACAACAAACTGTTTCGCGGCAACCGCAGCATCAAGGCCTATGCCGACGGCTTTAACGCCTTCGACTCCCCCAATATGCCGCCGTTGCTTGAAGCGGGCATCAATATCCGCCTTATTGCCGGCAAGGTTGAACATGAACCGCACCAGGCATTGAAATTAAGCGCGATCACGCCACAGCCGGTGGGGGTTATTCACTTGTACCCGGGCATCAGCGCAGAGCTGGTGGCCAATGTGATCAAGCAGCCGGTCAAGGCGCTGATCTTAAGGAGTTACGGTGTCGGCAATGCCCCTCAGGACCCCGAGCTGCTTGCCTGCCTGAAAAAAGCCAGCGAACAAGGCATAGTGATAGTCAATATCAGCCAATGTACCAAAGGCACAGTGAATATGGGCGGTTATGCCACAGGCTCGGCCTTAAGCCAGTGCGCCGTGATCTCAGGTTATGACATGACCTTGGAAGCGGCGTTAACTAAACTACATTACCTGCTGAGCCAGGGACATGATTATCACCAGGTTTGTCATTTAATGCAGCAGAACCTGCGCGGCGAGCTGGCTCACTAA